The following are encoded together in the Robertmurraya sp. FSL R5-0851 genome:
- the trpA gene encoding tryptophan synthase subunit alpha: MNRIEKAFHSLKENNRKAFVPYLMAGDGGLDQLMDQLIFLENCGATAIEIGIPFSDPVADGPAIQEAGIRALQSGTTLKEVLSAIQTIRPIVSTPLILMTYMNPIYAYGIGSFIHDAVKAGIDGCIIPDLPIEEEELITPHLQDANIELIRLVTLTSPLERIEEIAKKGRGFLYAVTVTGITGARTEFNDSVSKYLKDIKSVSPIPVLAGFGISTPEQVVELGSYCDGVVVGSKIVQYFHEKKLSEIEHLVQASKTADVS, translated from the coding sequence ATGAATCGCATTGAAAAGGCGTTCCATAGCCTAAAAGAGAACAATAGGAAGGCATTTGTGCCGTATCTGATGGCAGGGGACGGAGGATTAGATCAGTTAATGGATCAGTTGATCTTTTTAGAGAATTGCGGAGCAACGGCAATAGAAATTGGCATCCCCTTTTCAGATCCGGTAGCAGATGGTCCAGCTATTCAAGAAGCTGGGATACGTGCATTACAATCGGGTACAACCTTAAAGGAAGTATTGTCAGCGATTCAAACGATTCGTCCGATTGTTTCTACTCCACTTATTTTAATGACTTATATGAACCCGATTTATGCTTACGGAATTGGTTCGTTCATTCATGACGCGGTTAAAGCTGGTATAGACGGATGTATTATTCCTGACTTGCCTATTGAAGAGGAAGAATTAATTACTCCTCACTTACAAGACGCAAATATTGAGTTAATACGTTTAGTTACCTTAACAAGCCCACTTGAAAGAATAGAAGAAATCGCTAAAAAAGGTCGAGGTTTCTTATATGCGGTCACAGTAACAGGAATAACAGGTGCTCGTACAGAATTTAATGATAGTGTTTCCAAATACTTAAAGGATATAAAGAGCGTAAGTCCTATCCCGGTGCTTGCTGGATTTGGGATATCCACTCCTGAACAGGTGGTAGAATTAGGTTCTTACTGCGATGGAGTAGTTGTTGGCAGTAAAATTGTCCAATACTTTCATGAAAAGAAATTATCTGAAATTGAACATTTAGTTCAAGCATCTAAAACTGCAGATGTGTCATAA
- the trpB gene encoding tryptophan synthase subunit beta — MTTYVMPDEKGHFGIYGGRFVPETLMQAVLELGKAYEEAKNDESFQQDLAYLLKEYVGRETPLYFAENLSKHAKGAKIYLKREDLNHTGAHKINNTVGQALLAVRMGKKKIVAETGAGQHGVATATVCALLNLECVIFMGEEDIKRQQLNVFRMELLGAKVVSVTSGSRTLKDACNEALRYWVSNVTDTHYILGSVMGPHPFPMMVRDFQSVIGKETKQQYNEKFGKNPEAIVACIGGGSNSMGMFYPFIEDSEVQLIGVEAAGHGIDTEQHAASLTKGKPGVLHGALMYLLQDHAGQIQEAHSISAGLDYPGVGPEHSYLKDIGRVQYESITDQEALEALKLLCRLEGIIPALESAHAVAYALKHAQTMSENESIVVCLSGRGDKDVQTIQANMKEAL, encoded by the coding sequence ATGACGACATATGTAATGCCGGATGAAAAGGGCCATTTTGGTATATACGGGGGCCGATTTGTACCAGAAACATTAATGCAAGCAGTTTTAGAGCTAGGCAAGGCCTATGAGGAAGCCAAAAATGATGAAAGCTTCCAACAGGATCTAGCTTACTTATTAAAAGAGTATGTAGGAAGAGAAACACCTTTATATTTTGCTGAAAATTTATCAAAGCATGCAAAAGGTGCAAAAATCTATTTAAAGAGAGAGGATTTAAACCATACAGGCGCACATAAAATTAATAATACAGTCGGTCAAGCGCTGTTAGCGGTAAGAATGGGAAAAAAGAAGATTGTTGCTGAAACTGGTGCAGGGCAGCATGGGGTGGCTACTGCAACGGTTTGTGCACTATTAAATCTGGAATGCGTTATATTTATGGGAGAGGAAGATATTAAAAGACAGCAACTGAATGTGTTTAGAATGGAGTTGCTAGGTGCAAAGGTTGTATCTGTCACTTCTGGAAGCAGAACGCTAAAGGATGCATGTAACGAAGCACTGCGCTATTGGGTTTCAAATGTGACAGATACTCACTACATTTTAGGATCTGTGATGGGACCACATCCGTTTCCAATGATGGTAAGAGATTTTCAAAGTGTGATTGGAAAGGAAACCAAGCAACAGTATAATGAAAAATTTGGTAAAAACCCTGAAGCAATTGTAGCTTGTATTGGCGGTGGGAGCAACTCGATGGGGATGTTTTATCCATTTATTGAGGACAGCGAGGTACAATTAATAGGTGTAGAAGCCGCTGGTCATGGGATTGATACAGAACAGCATGCAGCTTCACTAACAAAAGGAAAGCCAGGAGTATTACACGGTGCTCTTATGTATTTGTTACAAGATCATGCTGGTCAAATCCAAGAGGCCCATTCTATTTCTGCTGGTTTAGATTATCCTGGAGTGGGGCCAGAACATAGTTACTTAAAAGATATCGGAAGAGTACAGTACGAAAGCATTACAGATCAGGAAGCGTTAGAAGCATTAAAATTGTTGTGTAGGCTTGAAGGGATTATTCCTGCTCTTGAAAGTGCACATGCAGTAGCATATGCCTTAAAACATGCTCAAACAATGTCAGAAAATGAGTCAATTGTGGTCTGTCTTTCAGGTCGTGGAGATAAAGATGTACAAACTATTCAAGCAAATATGAAGGAGGCATTGTAA
- a CDS encoding phosphoribosylanthranilate isomerase, giving the protein MKVKICGITDIHAAKVAVEAGADAIGFVFAESKRKITVEQAKIIIDTIPAHVLKVGVFVNEDINTIQDIVEKTGLTMVQLHGDENPDICNNFSVPVIKALGVSSKKDCEKIQEYPCEYILLDSPKGKYRGGNGETFPWEIVDPIAIKGKKLIVAGGLNIDNVSLAIQSLQPYMVDVSSGVETNGKKDDEKIIHFLKKAKMGTGEICK; this is encoded by the coding sequence TTGAAAGTGAAAATATGTGGAATTACTGATATCCATGCAGCAAAGGTTGCCGTGGAAGCTGGAGCAGATGCAATTGGTTTTGTTTTTGCAGAAAGCAAACGAAAGATAACGGTTGAACAGGCAAAAATCATTATTGACACCATCCCAGCTCATGTCTTAAAAGTCGGTGTGTTTGTAAATGAAGATATAAATACCATCCAAGATATAGTTGAAAAGACAGGATTAACAATGGTTCAACTTCATGGTGATGAAAATCCTGATATTTGTAATAATTTTTCAGTACCAGTCATCAAGGCATTAGGTGTATCATCAAAGAAGGATTGTGAGAAAATTCAGGAATATCCATGTGAATATATTCTTTTAGATAGTCCTAAAGGAAAATATCGAGGTGGAAACGGGGAGACGTTTCCATGGGAGATCGTTGACCCAATAGCTATCAAGGGGAAAAAGCTTATTGTAGCAGGTGGACTAAATATCGATAATGTCTCCTTAGCTATTCAGTCACTACAGCCATATATGGTTGATGTTAGTAGTGGAGTAGAGACGAATGGAAAAAAGGACGATGAGAAAATCATTCATTTTCTTAAGAAAGCGAAAATGGGAACAGGGGAGATTTGTAAATGA
- the trpC gene encoding indole-3-glycerol phosphate synthase TrpC, whose product METILDRIIAEKQKEVLILKDLPVLKEVDRKHVSFIQKLQQAEEVKIIAEFKRASPSKGAINLDCDPSEQTLQYVQAGADAVSVLTDRTFFKGDFRDLEEVRKAITAPILCKDFIIDPIQIDYAKHAGANLILLIAAALDLETLHSLYHYATSKGLEVLMEVHNEAELEKVLTTDNVLIGVNNRNLKTFEVDLATTERLASKIVESNRYLISESGIATTEDVRRVVAAGASGILVGETFMRHEKPEEALRAMKLPLRRVASN is encoded by the coding sequence ATGGAGACGATTCTTGACAGGATTATTGCTGAGAAACAGAAGGAAGTACTTATATTAAAAGACCTCCCGGTGTTAAAGGAAGTTGACAGGAAGCATGTGTCTTTTATTCAAAAGTTACAACAAGCGGAAGAAGTAAAGATTATTGCCGAGTTTAAAAGAGCATCTCCTTCCAAAGGAGCCATTAATTTGGATTGTGATCCGTCTGAACAGACTCTACAGTATGTCCAGGCAGGTGCTGATGCGGTAAGTGTATTGACAGATCGTACTTTTTTCAAAGGAGATTTCCGAGACTTGGAAGAAGTGAGAAAGGCGATCACAGCACCTATTCTTTGCAAAGATTTTATTATTGATCCTATTCAAATTGATTACGCAAAGCATGCGGGCGCAAATCTTATTTTGTTAATAGCTGCTGCGTTAGATCTAGAGACTCTACATTCGCTATATCATTACGCCACTAGTAAAGGTCTTGAGGTACTTATGGAGGTACACAATGAGGCGGAATTAGAAAAAGTGTTAACTACTGATAATGTCTTAATTGGTGTAAATAATCGGAACTTAAAAACATTTGAGGTTGATTTAGCGACAACAGAAAGATTAGCTTCTAAAATTGTTGAGTCCAATAGATACTTAATAAGTGAAAGTGGTATTGCTACTACAGAGGATGTCAGAAGAGTGGTAGCGGCTGGTGCGTCAGGTATTTTAGTAGGTGAAACGTTTATGAGGCACGAAAAGCCGGAAGAAGCATTACGGGCAATGAAGCTTCCGTTAAGAAGGGTGGCTTCAAATTGA
- the trpD gene encoding anthranilate phosphoribosyltransferase, whose amino-acid sequence MREYLQKLSENKSLSQVEMKDAVRKLFSEEVTDSEIAAFLIGLKTKGETVEEIVGLVQAVREKSLTFSKKVANVMDNCGTGGDGSKSFNVSTTSAFVIAGAGIPVAKHGNRSISSKTGSADVLEYLGINLTLSPEEAEECLDEVGISFLFAPHVHPKIKNIMKVRRELKIPTIFNLIGPLTNPMELDYQLLGIYRRDLLPTFGEVLHNLGRKRAVVINGAGFMDEASLQGENHLIIVDNGSISEQILTPENVGLSSYPNEAIIGGDAMRNGEILLSVLNGEKGACRDTVLFNAGIGIYAGGKADSIVEGIAKAKESIDSGSAKQKLESLITIGEKFKKEGVV is encoded by the coding sequence ATGAGAGAGTATCTACAAAAACTGTCTGAAAACAAGTCATTATCACAAGTAGAGATGAAAGATGCAGTAAGAAAACTTTTTTCCGAAGAAGTGACTGATAGTGAAATTGCTGCATTTCTCATCGGGTTGAAGACAAAAGGTGAGACGGTAGAGGAAATTGTTGGATTGGTTCAGGCAGTTCGTGAAAAATCACTCACCTTTAGTAAAAAAGTAGCGAATGTAATGGATAATTGTGGTACTGGTGGAGATGGTTCGAAAAGCTTCAATGTAAGCACTACCTCTGCATTTGTTATTGCTGGCGCTGGTATTCCAGTTGCAAAGCATGGAAACAGAAGTATTTCTAGTAAAACAGGAAGTGCTGATGTTCTAGAGTATTTAGGAATTAATTTAACCTTAAGCCCTGAAGAAGCTGAAGAATGTTTGGATGAAGTTGGGATTAGCTTTTTATTTGCTCCACATGTACATCCGAAAATAAAAAACATTATGAAAGTGAGAAGAGAGTTAAAAATTCCTACGATATTTAACTTAATTGGACCTTTAACAAATCCAATGGAACTTGACTATCAATTATTAGGAATATATAGAAGAGATTTGCTTCCGACCTTTGGGGAGGTGCTTCATAACTTAGGAAGAAAAAGGGCCGTTGTAATCAATGGTGCAGGATTTATGGATGAAGCATCGTTACAAGGGGAAAATCATTTAATCATTGTTGATAACGGTTCGATTTCAGAACAAATACTTACCCCTGAAAATGTTGGGCTTTCTTCATACCCTAACGAAGCAATTATCGGTGGCGATGCTATGAGAAATGGAGAAATCTTATTATCTGTTTTGAATGGAGAAAAAGGAGCCTGCCGTGATACCGTGTTGTTCAATGCTGGGATAGGGATTTATGCAGGTGGAAAAGCGGATTCGATTGTAGAGGGGATTGCTAAAGCAAAAGAAAGTATTGATAGCGGTTCGGCGAAACAGAAGCTTGAAAGTCTAATTACTATAGGGGAAAAATTCAAAAAGGAAGGAGTCGTGTAA
- a CDS encoding glutamine amidotransferase-related protein: protein MILLIDNYDSFTFNLYQYLGELGEQIVVKRNDSLTVEDIIELSPKAIVISPGPGRPEQAGICIEVIQQLHRKIPILGICLGHQAIGHAFGATVSKAKKIMHGKISKVSHEKTELFKEFEAPLEVMRYHSLVIEKGTLPNSLQVLATSIDDGEIMAIKHKEAPLYGFQFHPESVGTESGKKLIQAFLTAIGEELLNERVSTKTV from the coding sequence ATGATTTTACTAATTGATAATTATGATTCCTTTACCTTCAATCTATATCAATATTTAGGCGAACTGGGAGAACAAATAGTCGTAAAAAGAAATGATAGTCTCACAGTTGAAGACATTATTGAGCTATCTCCAAAAGCTATTGTGATTTCTCCAGGTCCAGGACGCCCAGAACAAGCTGGAATATGTATTGAAGTTATTCAACAGCTACACAGAAAGATACCTATCCTGGGAATATGTCTAGGACATCAGGCAATTGGTCATGCCTTTGGTGCGACGGTATCAAAAGCGAAAAAAATCATGCACGGTAAAATTTCTAAGGTTTCTCATGAGAAGACAGAGCTGTTTAAAGAATTTGAAGCACCTTTGGAAGTAATGAGATATCATTCCCTTGTTATTGAAAAAGGGACATTGCCAAATTCGTTACAAGTACTTGCTACGTCCATTGATGATGGCGAGATTATGGCAATCAAACATAAAGAGGCACCTTTATACGGGTTTCAATTTCATCCCGAATCAGTAGGGACAGAAAGCGGGAAAAAACTAATTCAAGCATTTCTAACAGCAATTGGAGAGGAGCTTCTAAATGAGAGAGTATCTACAAAAACTGTCTGA
- the trpE gene encoding anthranilate synthase component I, whose amino-acid sequence MNANVQNIIIEEILGDTLTPISIFQRLKGVKKCLLESSLKHEHSGRYSFIAANPAVELKGSGNNTILIKKQSSETLLANPLELLKKIVPNIENDFMKEIPFIGGAAGFVSYDIVRYYEEIGEIPRDEMIVPEVHFLLFETIVVFDHLTQKVFIVGIPINDQSSLEDIKGLVEETKNQILNEREDAPSPVSISSYEASISKEEFIERVKKAKEYIVEGDIFQVVLSQRMKATIQGDPFSFYRKLRVQNPSPYMYYFDFEEYVVVGASPESLMKAVGETVYTNPIAGTRPRGNTQEEDEQLSVELIQDEKELAEHRMLVDLGRNDLGRVCEFGSVQISKYMDIEKYKHVMHIVSEVKGTLKSSYHPIDALIACLPAGTVSGAPKIRAMEIINELEDVKRGIYSGAVGYYSANGNIDFALAIRTMVVKDSKAYIQAGAGIVYDSIPEKEYEETIHKMKAFLEVEK is encoded by the coding sequence ATGAACGCCAATGTTCAAAACATTATTATTGAAGAAATTCTTGGTGATACGTTAACACCCATTTCTATATTTCAACGACTTAAAGGTGTAAAGAAATGTTTATTAGAAAGCTCGTTAAAGCACGAGCACTCAGGGAGATATTCCTTCATTGCAGCTAATCCTGCTGTGGAACTAAAGGGCAGCGGAAATAACACGATACTTATTAAAAAACAAAGCAGTGAAACCCTCTTAGCTAACCCGCTTGAGCTGCTGAAAAAGATTGTACCTAATATTGAGAATGATTTCATGAAAGAAATTCCTTTTATCGGAGGAGCTGCAGGTTTTGTAAGCTATGACATTGTTCGTTATTACGAGGAAATCGGTGAAATACCGAGAGACGAAATGATTGTCCCAGAAGTTCATTTTCTGTTATTCGAAACCATCGTTGTTTTTGACCATTTAACTCAAAAGGTGTTCATTGTTGGAATTCCGATCAATGATCAATCGTCTTTGGAGGATATAAAAGGTTTGGTAGAAGAAACAAAGAATCAGATTTTGAACGAGAGAGAAGATGCGCCATCACCAGTTTCTATTTCTTCCTATGAAGCGTCAATCTCAAAAGAAGAGTTTATTGAAAGAGTGAAAAAGGCAAAGGAGTACATTGTAGAAGGTGATATATTCCAAGTCGTCCTTTCCCAAAGGATGAAAGCAACTATTCAGGGTGATCCATTTTCTTTTTATCGTAAACTTAGAGTTCAAAATCCTTCGCCTTATATGTATTATTTCGATTTTGAAGAGTATGTAGTCGTAGGGGCATCACCGGAAAGCTTGATGAAAGCAGTCGGGGAAACCGTCTACACGAACCCCATTGCAGGAACGAGGCCAAGAGGGAACACTCAGGAGGAAGATGAGCAACTGAGTGTGGAATTGATTCAAGATGAAAAAGAGCTAGCTGAGCATCGAATGCTCGTTGACCTTGGACGAAATGATCTAGGTAGGGTTTGTGAATTTGGTAGTGTACAGATCAGCAAGTACATGGATATCGAGAAATACAAGCATGTCATGCATATTGTGTCAGAAGTAAAAGGAACGTTGAAGAGTAGTTATCATCCAATCGATGCATTGATTGCATGCCTACCGGCTGGTACCGTTTCTGGAGCACCAAAAATTCGAGCGATGGAAATCATAAATGAACTTGAGGATGTCAAGAGGGGCATTTACTCAGGGGCAGTCGGTTATTACTCTGCTAACGGAAATATCGACTTTGCTCTTGCCATTCGAACTATGGTGGTTAAGGATTCCAAAGCATATATTCAAGCTGGTGCAGGAATAGTGTACGATTCAATTCCAGAAAAAGAATACGAAGAAACGATCCACAAAATGAAAGCTTTCTTGGAGGTTGAAAAATGA
- a CDS encoding MOSC domain-containing protein yields the protein MGEIIALSVGKPKSFLWKGKNESSGIGKGKVSIAELTKNGFVGDGVANLEHHGGPERAVCVYSFEHYKQWEKEFNVKLSLPALGENLCVSGMLEKDVYIGDVYSLGNAVVQVTQGRVPCSTISKFNDIDVFLKRIVETNYTGYFFKVLQEGTVQADGKLELIERTQDKVSILYANQIFLHDKKNKAGLKDLLEVNELAYVWRQKIEKLLVKNI from the coding sequence ATGGGAGAGATAATTGCGCTAAGTGTTGGTAAGCCGAAATCATTTTTGTGGAAAGGGAAAAACGAAAGCTCAGGAATTGGAAAAGGAAAGGTATCTATAGCCGAGTTAACAAAGAATGGATTTGTTGGTGATGGTGTAGCGAATTTAGAACACCATGGGGGGCCAGAGCGAGCGGTATGTGTCTACTCTTTTGAACATTATAAGCAATGGGAAAAGGAGTTTAATGTAAAGCTTTCCCTACCAGCTTTAGGAGAAAACCTTTGTGTATCAGGTATGCTTGAAAAGGATGTTTACATAGGTGATGTATATTCGCTAGGTAATGCAGTTGTTCAAGTTACACAAGGTCGTGTTCCTTGCTCTACCATTTCAAAATTTAATGATATAGACGTATTTTTAAAAAGAATTGTTGAGACCAACTATACTGGTTATTTCTTTAAAGTACTGCAGGAAGGAACGGTACAGGCTGACGGGAAGCTCGAATTGATAGAAAGAACCCAAGATAAAGTATCTATCCTATACGCCAATCAGATCTTCCTTCATGATAAGAAAAATAAAGCCGGTTTAAAAGACTTATTAGAAGTAAATGAATTGGCATATGTGTGGAGACAAAAAATAGAAAAACTGTTAGTGAAAAATATTTAA
- a CDS encoding MFS transporter — protein MSNSYKSRNGKKYKENKKKGDGKHHNQRWAVLSLSSIPLVMTLGNSMLIPVLPVMEKKINISPFQTSMIITVYSIVAILLIPIAGYVSDHIGRKKVIVPSLFIAGIGGLISGWASWKIADPYWIILTGRALQGVGAAGAFPIVMPLIGDMFKSEEDVSSSLGVIETSNTLGKVLSPILGAFLASYFWHLPFWAIPAFCIISIILTLFLVQNPKKRTEPIPFKKFFQNVKKIFIKDGLWLYTVFIVGVILMFVLFGILFYLSDILEKQYNIKDVKKGLFLTIPLGALCLASYITGKMIKENKVLMKWITFVGIVLLSISTATLSFSDHLWFMISMFTIGGIGIGVGLPCLDAFITEGIEMEERGTISSIYSSMRFIGVAAGPPIMAILQKHLQASLFYILACISAVGLLVILFGIKPEKKSA, from the coding sequence ATGTCGAATTCTTACAAATCTAGAAACGGGAAAAAATATAAGGAAAACAAAAAGAAAGGTGATGGTAAACACCATAATCAAAGGTGGGCGGTGCTTTCCTTATCATCTATTCCTCTTGTGATGACACTTGGTAACTCGATGCTAATACCGGTACTTCCCGTTATGGAAAAGAAAATTAATATTTCTCCCTTCCAAACAAGTATGATTATTACGGTTTATTCAATTGTTGCGATCTTATTGATCCCAATTGCCGGTTATGTTTCTGACCATATTGGGAGAAAAAAAGTGATAGTCCCAAGTCTATTCATTGCAGGAATTGGAGGTCTTATTTCTGGATGGGCTTCTTGGAAAATCGCTGATCCTTACTGGATTATTTTAACCGGAAGGGCTTTACAAGGTGTTGGTGCAGCAGGTGCCTTCCCAATAGTTATGCCCTTGATCGGAGATATGTTTAAAAGCGAAGAAGACGTTAGCAGCTCTCTTGGAGTGATTGAGACATCAAACACTTTGGGAAAAGTATTAAGTCCAATTCTTGGTGCTTTTTTAGCAAGTTATTTCTGGCATCTACCATTCTGGGCTATCCCTGCGTTTTGTATCATATCTATCATTTTAACTCTCTTTCTCGTTCAAAATCCTAAGAAGAGAACAGAACCAATTCCATTTAAGAAGTTTTTCCAAAACGTAAAGAAAATCTTTATTAAAGATGGCCTTTGGCTCTACACTGTATTTATTGTTGGAGTTATTCTCATGTTTGTTTTATTTGGAATCCTATTTTACCTCTCAGATATATTGGAGAAACAGTATAACATTAAAGATGTGAAGAAAGGATTGTTTTTAACAATTCCACTCGGAGCACTATGCCTTGCTTCATATATAACAGGTAAAATGATTAAGGAAAATAAAGTTTTGATGAAATGGATTACGTTTGTTGGAATCGTTTTACTATCGATTAGTACAGCAACTCTAAGCTTTTCAGATCATTTATGGTTTATGATATCTATGTTTACCATTGGTGGCATTGGAATAGGCGTGGGACTTCCTTGTTTAGATGCGTTCATAACTGAAGGAATCGAGATGGAGGAGAGAGGCACCATTTCCTCCATCTACAGCTCGATGAGGTTTATTGGTGTAGCAGCGGGTCCACCTATCATGGCGATTCTACAAAAACATCTCCAAGCCTCCCTATTTTATATACTAGCTTGCATAAGTGCTGTTGGTTTACTTGTAATCTTATTTGGTATAAAACCCGAGAAAAAAAGTGCTTAA
- a CDS encoding PTS fructose transporter subunit IIABC → MKITEILTKETIHLNLSGSTKPEAIDQLVAVLDRAGKLEDAKEFKAGILKREEQSTTGIGEGIAIPHAKTKAVKTASIAFGKSVNGIDYDSLDGQPAHLFFMIAAPEGANNTHLEALARLSSILMKSEVREALLNANTERDVLNIIDQYDQVEEEEGDEETMSGEKKFIVAVTACPTGIAHTYMAADSLKAKAAELGVDIKVETRGSGGAKNVLTPAEIERAVAVIVAADTNVETDRFNGKHVIETKVADGIRKPKELIERALKQDAPILKGSGNASSSSEQKGQGVGATIYKHLMSGVSNMLPFVVGGGILIAISFMFGYNAFNPEDPSYHPIAEALMTIGGGSGAFGFIVPILAAFIAMSIADRPGFAAGAVGGLLANSGGAGFLGGIIAGFLAGYIVVGLKKVLTSLPSSLEGIKTILLYPLLGIAITGFAMIYIVNGPVGALNTGITNWLSGLGTGNAVLLGLVLGLMMAFDMGGPINKAAYVFGTGLLANGVYEPMAAVMAAGMVPPLGIAIATTFFGKKFTKQDREAGKVNYIMGLSFITEGAIPFAAADPLRVIPSLMAGSAVAGALTMMFGIGLRAPHGGLFVVPLVEGGWFMYLIAIVAGAIVSGVILGLVKKPVQE, encoded by the coding sequence ATGAAAATTACCGAAATTTTAACAAAAGAAACCATTCATCTAAACCTTTCAGGCTCAACAAAGCCTGAAGCGATTGATCAGCTCGTTGCTGTATTAGATCGCGCTGGAAAGCTAGAGGATGCAAAGGAATTTAAGGCGGGTATTTTAAAGCGTGAAGAGCAAAGTACCACAGGAATTGGAGAAGGAATCGCCATTCCTCATGCAAAAACGAAGGCAGTTAAAACAGCTTCAATTGCATTTGGTAAGTCGGTAAATGGAATTGACTACGATTCACTGGATGGTCAACCGGCCCATTTATTCTTTATGATTGCAGCTCCAGAAGGGGCGAATAATACACATTTGGAAGCGCTCGCAAGACTTTCATCCATCTTAATGAAAAGTGAAGTAAGAGAAGCGTTATTAAACGCAAATACAGAAAGAGATGTTTTGAACATTATCGATCAGTATGACCAGGTAGAGGAAGAGGAAGGGGACGAGGAAACGATGTCTGGGGAAAAGAAATTTATCGTTGCAGTCACTGCTTGTCCAACTGGAATTGCTCATACGTATATGGCTGCGGATTCTCTAAAGGCTAAGGCCGCTGAACTAGGTGTAGACATTAAAGTTGAAACAAGAGGTTCTGGCGGAGCAAAGAATGTCTTAACACCTGCTGAAATTGAAAGAGCAGTTGCTGTCATTGTTGCAGCCGATACAAATGTTGAAACCGATCGTTTTAATGGTAAGCATGTTATTGAAACAAAAGTAGCAGACGGAATTCGTAAACCGAAGGAACTTATTGAAAGAGCTTTAAAACAAGATGCCCCAATCTTAAAGGGTAGTGGAAATGCATCTTCTTCTTCTGAGCAAAAAGGTCAAGGTGTAGGTGCTACCATTTATAAACATCTAATGAGTGGTGTGTCTAATATGCTTCCATTTGTTGTAGGTGGAGGAATTTTAATAGCTATCTCTTTCATGTTTGGTTACAACGCTTTTAATCCAGAAGATCCTTCGTATCACCCTATTGCAGAAGCATTAATGACAATCGGTGGTGGTAGTGGTGCATTTGGTTTTATCGTTCCTATTTTAGCAGCGTTTATTGCCATGAGTATCGCTGACCGTCCTGGCTTTGCAGCTGGTGCAGTTGGAGGATTATTAGCTAATAGTGGTGGTGCAGGGTTCCTAGGTGGAATTATTGCAGGTTTCTTAGCAGGTTATATTGTTGTTGGTTTGAAAAAGGTGCTAACTAGTTTACCATCATCACTTGAAGGTATTAAAACGATTCTTTTATATCCTTTACTAGGTATTGCTATTACAGGTTTTGCAATGATCTATATTGTAAATGGTCCAGTTGGAGCGCTTAATACAGGAATTACTAATTGGTTATCAGGTTTAGGTACAGGAAATGCCGTATTACTGGGATTAGTACTTGGTTTAATGATGGCATTTGATATGGGTGGACCGATTAACAAAGCTGCGTACGTATTTGGAACTGGGTTGTTAGCAAATGGAGTTTATGAGCCAATGGCTGCAGTAATGGCAGCAGGTATGGTTCCTCCGCTGGGAATTGCGATTGCTACTACTTTCTTTGGTAAAAAGTTCACAAAGCAAGATAGAGAAGCAGGAAAAGTTAACTATATTATGGGATTATCTTTTATTACAGAAGGAGCTATTCCTTTTGCGGCGGCTGATCCGCTTCGTGTCATTCCTTCACTGATGGCTGGTTCAGCGGTTGCTGGTGCATTAACAATGATGTTTGGAATTGGATTACGCGCACCACACGGTGGATTATTCGTAGTTCCATTAGTTGAGGGTGGATGGTTTATGTATTTAATCGCTATCGTTGCTGGAGCGATTGTATCAGGAGTTATACTAGGTCTAGTAAAGAAACCTGTTCAAGAATAA